A genomic stretch from Roseofilum casamattae BLCC-M143 includes:
- a CDS encoding CidA/LrgA family protein encodes MFEYLTLIMVCQLIGEFAVRTIDIPFPGPVLGMVLLFMFLLIKGSIPAELNKISGVLLNNLSLMFVPAGVGIMVHFELLSSDLWPLSIALVISTGLTIAVTALVMTWIGKKNRTDFVKRS; translated from the coding sequence ATGTTTGAATATCTGACTCTAATTATGGTTTGTCAACTGATTGGAGAATTTGCCGTCCGAACCATCGACATTCCATTCCCCGGACCAGTGCTAGGCATGGTCTTGTTATTTATGTTTTTATTAATTAAGGGTTCAATTCCAGCAGAATTGAATAAAATATCTGGCGTACTCCTAAACAATCTTTCGCTCATGTTTGTTCCTGCCGGTGTTGGTATTATGGTGCACTTTGAACTGCTCAGTAGCGATCTTTGGCCTCTATCAATCGCCCTGGTCATTAGCACTGGATTAACGATCGCAGTCACGGCACTGGTTATGACCTGGATTGGGAAAAAAAATCGCACAGATTTTGTAAAAAGGAGCTAA
- the glnA gene encoding type I glutamate--ammonia ligase gives MFQAPQEFLTYVQENNIQMIDLKFIDMPGIWQHLTLYQDQIDESSFDEGVPFDGSSIRGWKAINESDMTMVLDPTTAWIDPFMAEPTLSVICSIKEPRTGEWYSRDPRSIAQKALDYMQASDIGDTAFFGPEAEFFVFDDVRFDQTQSSSYYYVDSIEGRWNSGREEPGGNLAYKPRYKEGYFPVPPTDTMQDMRTEMLLTMMKCGVPIEKHHHEVATGGQNELGFRFGTLIKAADDLMTYKYVIKNVGKRYGKTVTFMPKPVFQDNGSGMHTHQSIWRDGKPLFWGDNYANLSDMALHYIGGILKHAPALLAFTNPSTNSYKRLVPGFEAPVNLAYSQGNRSASIRIPLTGTNPKAKRLEFRCPDATCNPYLAFAAMLCAGIDGIKNQIHPGEPLDVDIYDLSPEELAKIPSTPGSLLDALKALEADHDFLTVGGVFTEDFISNWIEYKLDNEVNPMRLRPHPYEFSLYYDV, from the coding sequence ATGTTTCAAGCCCCACAAGAATTCTTGACATACGTTCAAGAAAACAATATTCAGATGATCGACTTGAAATTCATCGATATGCCAGGGATTTGGCAGCATCTGACCTTGTATCAAGATCAAATTGATGAAAGCAGCTTTGACGAAGGGGTTCCGTTTGACGGGTCTAGCATTCGCGGTTGGAAAGCCATCAATGAGTCTGACATGACCATGGTGCTCGATCCAACTACCGCCTGGATCGATCCCTTCATGGCCGAACCAACTCTGAGTGTTATTTGTAGCATCAAAGAGCCTCGGACTGGAGAGTGGTATAGCCGCGACCCCCGCTCCATCGCACAAAAAGCCCTGGACTACATGCAAGCCAGCGATATTGGCGATACGGCGTTCTTCGGACCGGAAGCCGAGTTCTTCGTCTTTGACGACGTTCGCTTCGACCAAACCCAGAGTTCTAGTTACTACTATGTGGACTCCATTGAAGGTCGGTGGAACTCCGGACGGGAAGAACCCGGCGGTAACTTAGCGTACAAGCCTCGTTACAAGGAAGGGTATTTCCCCGTACCTCCGACGGATACCATGCAGGACATGCGGACGGAAATGCTGCTGACGATGATGAAATGCGGCGTTCCCATTGAAAAGCACCACCACGAAGTGGCTACCGGCGGTCAAAACGAACTCGGATTCCGCTTTGGTACTTTAATTAAAGCTGCTGACGATTTAATGACGTACAAATACGTGATTAAGAATGTGGGCAAGCGCTATGGCAAAACTGTCACGTTCATGCCGAAGCCGGTCTTCCAAGACAACGGTTCTGGAATGCACACTCACCAATCCATTTGGAGAGACGGCAAGCCTCTGTTCTGGGGAGATAACTATGCTAACCTCAGCGACATGGCTCTGCACTACATCGGCGGTATCCTCAAGCACGCTCCCGCTCTGTTAGCCTTCACCAATCCTTCCACTAACTCCTACAAGCGTTTGGTTCCCGGATTTGAAGCTCCGGTAAACTTGGCATACTCTCAAGGTAACCGTTCTGCTTCCATTCGGATTCCTTTGACTGGAACCAATCCGAAAGCGAAGCGCCTCGAGTTCCGCTGTCCCGACGCCACCTGTAACCCCTACTTGGCGTTTGCAGCTATGCTCTGCGCTGGTATTGATGGGATTAAGAATCAAATCCATCCCGGCGAACCTCTGGATGTGGATATCTACGATCTGTCTCCCGAAGAGTTGGCGAAGATTCCTTCGACTCCCGGTTCCTTGCTCGATGCACTGAAAGCTCTGGAAGCCGACCACGACTTCTTGACCGTCGGTGGCGTCTTTACTGAAGATTTCATCAGCAACTGGATCGAGTACAAGCTGGATAATGAGGTCAATCCCATGCGCTTGCGCCCTCATCCTTATGAGTTCTCTCTCTACTACGATGTCTAA
- the apcB gene encoding allophycocyanin subunit beta, which yields MRDALTSLISNYDISGRYLDRNALDSIKSYFASGLARIQAAKAINANAASIIKQAGSQLFEELPELLQPGNNGNAYTTRRYAACLRDMDYYLRYASYALVAGNTDVLDERVLQGLRETYNSLDVPIGPTVRGIQIMKEIVKAQVADAGVADTSFVDAPFEHMASDLSETSV from the coding sequence ATGCGGGATGCACTGACAAGCTTAATTTCAAATTACGATATTTCCGGTCGCTATCTCGATCGGAATGCTCTGGATAGCATTAAGTCCTATTTCGCGAGCGGTTTGGCTAGAATTCAAGCGGCTAAGGCGATTAATGCGAATGCGGCAAGTATCATTAAGCAGGCAGGTTCTCAGTTATTTGAGGAACTGCCTGAATTGTTACAGCCGGGCAACAATGGTAATGCCTATACAACTCGCCGTTATGCGGCCTGTTTGCGCGATATGGATTACTACTTGCGCTATGCGAGCTACGCTTTGGTGGCGGGCAATACAGATGTTCTCGACGAACGAGTATTGCAAGGATTGCGCGAAACCTATAATTCTCTGGATGTACCCATCGGTCCGACGGTGCGCGGTATCCAGATTATGAAAGAGATTGTCAAAGCGCAAGTGGCGGACGCTGGAGTGGCAGATACGAGCTTTGTGGATGCTCCGTTCGAGCATATGGCAAGCGATCTGAGCGAGACGAGCGTGTAA
- a CDS encoding serine/threonine-protein kinase, which yields MRYCLNPECQQPKNPEGSSLCQTCGSSLLLKDRYQALSCIGQGGFGRTFLAVDLDKPSQPQCVIKQFLPQAQGTNNVQKAARLFEQEAVRLEDLGQHQQIPALHAHFTQDRRQYLVQEFIDGKNLGQVLDRVGVFREKEIRDFLHNLLPVLDFIHRHKVIHRDIKPDNIILRQNGELVLVDFGAAKYATSTALLKTGTTIGTPEYLAPEQARGRAVFSSDLYSLGVTCLHLLTNKSPFELFDIHEDTWVWREALGRNRVSDGLAEIIDKLIADAIKYRYRSAQEVLQDLQQCNVAKQDVSRPDLPQRSRERSDRAPVPPRQPARVPSPSVSMLSQPWHCAHTLQGHRAWVGAIAIHPNSSLIASGSEDCTIRFWQSNTGEQHGILRGLPGEVNSLAFSPDGQFLASGGEQGIVYLWDLHRGECVRQLSGHEDAINAIAWNNNGTLLASGSKDRTAKLWQLDTESPDCGQALSTLSGHSASVRCIGFSPDSQTVATGSDDNYIKLWHVGREFEFATLGDLVSRLKIVTSVAFHPDGQRLASGGWDNLVKLWNVQTGHAMQQFPGHEDYVRSIAFSPDGGYLVSGSDDRTVKIWSLEKEECIVTLAGHTNAVNQVAWSPDGCFLVSASADTTVKIWQLENARSSGSDRESIRPSSAIIPARSSPSFTSRRQSHQPWLD from the coding sequence ATGAGATATTGCCTCAACCCGGAGTGTCAGCAACCAAAGAACCCAGAGGGCAGCTCATTGTGTCAAACCTGCGGCAGTTCTTTGTTGCTCAAAGATCGCTATCAGGCACTCTCCTGTATCGGCCAAGGGGGCTTCGGGCGTACGTTTCTGGCTGTGGATCTCGATAAACCATCCCAACCTCAGTGCGTCATTAAACAGTTTTTGCCCCAAGCTCAAGGGACGAATAATGTCCAGAAAGCGGCCCGGTTATTTGAACAAGAAGCCGTTCGCCTGGAAGACTTGGGCCAACACCAACAAATTCCAGCGCTCCACGCTCATTTTACCCAAGATCGTCGGCAATATTTAGTTCAAGAGTTTATCGATGGCAAGAATTTAGGTCAAGTCTTAGACCGAGTAGGAGTCTTTCGGGAAAAGGAAATTCGCGACTTTCTGCATAATTTGTTACCCGTATTGGATTTCATCCATCGCCACAAGGTTATCCATCGGGACATTAAACCGGATAATATTATTTTGCGCCAGAATGGAGAGTTGGTGTTGGTAGACTTTGGTGCGGCGAAATATGCTACGTCTACGGCGTTGCTGAAGACGGGAACGACTATTGGGACGCCGGAATATCTAGCTCCAGAACAAGCGCGCGGACGGGCAGTTTTTTCCAGCGATTTGTATAGTTTGGGAGTGACCTGTTTGCATTTACTCACGAACAAATCCCCCTTTGAGTTATTTGATATTCACGAAGATACTTGGGTTTGGCGCGAGGCTTTGGGCAGAAATCGGGTGAGCGATGGGCTAGCTGAGATTATTGATAAGCTGATTGCGGATGCGATTAAGTATCGCTATCGTTCGGCGCAAGAGGTGTTGCAAGATTTACAGCAGTGTAATGTGGCTAAACAGGATGTATCTCGGCCTGATTTACCACAGAGAAGCAGAGAACGCAGCGATCGCGCCCCAGTCCCTCCGCGCCAACCCGCTCGAGTTCCCTCTCCTTCAGTCTCGATGCTTTCGCAACCCTGGCATTGCGCTCATACGTTGCAGGGACATCGGGCTTGGGTCGGGGCGATCGCAATTCATCCCAATTCGAGTTTAATCGCCAGCGGCTCGGAAGATTGTACGATTCGCTTCTGGCAAAGCAACACGGGGGAGCAGCACGGGATATTGCGCGGACTTCCCGGTGAGGTGAATTCTCTAGCTTTTAGTCCTGACGGGCAATTTTTAGCCAGTGGTGGAGAGCAGGGGATTGTTTATCTCTGGGATTTGCATCGCGGGGAGTGCGTGCGGCAGTTGAGCGGTCATGAGGATGCGATAAATGCGATCGCCTGGAATAACAATGGTACGCTTTTAGCTAGCGGGAGCAAAGACCGCACGGCCAAACTATGGCAACTCGATACAGAATCCCCAGATTGCGGACAAGCTCTATCTACCCTCAGCGGTCATTCAGCTTCCGTGCGCTGTATTGGTTTTAGTCCCGACAGCCAAACCGTTGCTACCGGTAGCGATGATAATTATATTAAGCTCTGGCATGTGGGTCGAGAATTCGAGTTTGCTACCTTAGGAGACTTGGTCTCGCGGCTGAAGATTGTCACCTCGGTTGCTTTTCATCCCGACGGCCAGCGCTTGGCCAGCGGCGGATGGGATAATTTAGTCAAGCTCTGGAACGTGCAAACCGGACATGCCATGCAACAGTTTCCCGGCCATGAGGATTATGTCCGCTCCATTGCTTTTAGTCCCGATGGCGGTTATTTGGTAAGCGGTAGCGACGACCGCACGGTAAAGATTTGGTCTTTAGAGAAGGAAGAATGTATTGTTACTCTTGCCGGTCATACCAATGCCGTGAATCAGGTGGCTTGGAGTCCCGATGGTTGCTTTCTGGTTAGCGCGAGTGCGGATACTACGGTGAAGATATGGCAGTTGGAGAATGCTCGATCTTCAGGAAGCGATCGCGAGTCGATTCGTCCATCTTCTGCTATAATACCAGCGCGCTCTTCGCCAAGTTTCACCTCTCGCCGCCAATCCCATCAACCTTGGCTGGATTGA
- a CDS encoding heavy-metal-associated domain-containing protein, whose protein sequence is MILELKVPSMVCDRCADTVKSAIVNLDSSAKANVTLETKTVTVETNASLAAVQEAIADVGHTVA, encoded by the coding sequence ATGATCTTAGAACTCAAAGTTCCCTCTATGGTATGCGATCGCTGTGCCGATACGGTCAAGAGCGCGATCGTCAATCTCGACAGCAGTGCTAAAGCGAACGTTACCCTAGAGACCAAAACCGTAACTGTCGAGACAAACGCCTCCTTAGCAGCAGTGCAAGAGGCGATCGCAGATGTCGGTCATACGGTAGCCTAA
- a CDS encoding ABC transporter permease: MSIAKSGWFSRLKGPSNLSMRLMAVGVAITFLFVFIALFAPLFQSWGWLQDPTEALSNPPQAPPSLDYWFGTTRLGYDVFSRTLFGSQAAWKVVILATFLSILLGVPLGLVSGYKGGKLDRVLLFAMDTLYTLPGLLLSITLAFVVGRGIFNAAVALSIAYVPQYYRVVRNHTISVKTELYVEAAQAMGASTWRILTRYLFLNVIQSVPVLFTLNGADAVMTLGGLGFLGLGLPEEIPEWGHDLRLALEVLPTGIWWTAFFPGIAMTLMVVGLSLVGEGLNELVNPKLRGNS; encoded by the coding sequence ATGAGTATTGCCAAATCCGGATGGTTCTCTCGCCTCAAAGGCCCCTCCAACCTCTCCATGCGCCTCATGGCCGTTGGAGTTGCCATCACCTTCCTCTTCGTCTTCATCGCCCTATTTGCTCCCCTATTCCAATCCTGGGGATGGTTGCAAGACCCCACGGAAGCCTTGAGTAACCCCCCGCAAGCTCCCCCTTCCCTGGACTACTGGTTTGGCACGACTCGCTTGGGATACGATGTCTTTTCGCGCACCCTCTTCGGCTCCCAAGCTGCTTGGAAAGTCGTCATCCTTGCCACCTTCCTCAGCATTCTCCTCGGCGTCCCCCTCGGCTTAGTCAGCGGCTATAAAGGCGGCAAACTCGATCGCGTCCTCCTCTTTGCCATGGATACTCTTTATACCCTGCCGGGCCTGCTCCTCTCCATCACCCTCGCCTTCGTTGTCGGTCGCGGTATCTTCAATGCAGCCGTCGCTCTCAGCATCGCCTACGTCCCGCAATACTATCGCGTGGTGCGCAATCATACCATCAGCGTCAAAACCGAACTCTACGTAGAAGCCGCCCAAGCCATGGGAGCCTCCACCTGGCGCATCCTCACCCGCTACCTCTTCCTCAACGTGATTCAAAGCGTCCCCGTCCTCTTCACTCTCAACGGTGCCGATGCCGTCATGACCTTAGGTGGGTTAGGCTTTCTCGGCTTGGGACTCCCCGAAGAAATCCCGGAATGGGGTCACGATTTGCGACTGGCTCTAGAAGTCCTACCCACGGGCATTTGGTGGACTGCCTTTTTCCCCGGTATCGCCATGACTTTAATGGTCGTCGGACTCTCTCTCGTCGGCGAAGGACTCAACGAGCTGGTCAATCCAAAATTGCGAGGCAATTCTTAA
- a CDS encoding Dabb family protein produces MIEHIVLFQFQPDTSPEAIAAMMQGLKGLKEKIPGIVSLSCGENFSDRARGFTHGLVIRFVDRAALEVYQPHPAHQDVINTLIKPILAKVLAMDYQLL; encoded by the coding sequence ATGATCGAACATATTGTTTTATTTCAATTTCAACCCGATACATCCCCAGAGGCGATCGCGGCAATGATGCAGGGATTAAAAGGACTCAAAGAGAAAATACCCGGTATTGTGTCCCTCTCTTGTGGCGAAAATTTTAGCGATCGCGCGCGAGGATTTACTCATGGTTTAGTCATTCGATTTGTCGATCGCGCTGCACTAGAAGTCTATCAACCGCATCCCGCTCATCAAGACGTAATAAATACGTTAATTAAGCCTATCTTGGCTAAAGTGTTGGCGATGGATTATCAGCTCTTATAG
- a CDS encoding Ppx/GppA phosphatase family protein: MMNSLAPDTLHAPTQIKTPEILAAIDVGTNSVHMVVVRIDPKLPTFTIVTREKATVRLGDRDPNNGHLKPEIMERAIAAFRRFLQIARSLNAQQIVAVATSAVREAPNGRDFIQQIKSEIGLEVNLISGAEEARRIYLGVLSAMDFQTKPHGIIDIGGGSTELILGDGREARSLSSTKVGAVRLTAEFVTTDPISDDEFDYLKAYIRGRLERAVEELQSCLQPGEKLRLVGTSGTIETLAYIDAWERLGTEPTPLTGYELKLENLQEIIKKLCKLSESDRASIPGMSEKRSEIIIAGALILQEAMLLLNINSLVICGRALREGIIVDWMLARGLIVDKLQYQSQVRDRSIIKVARKYQVDLEYSQRTANFAVCLFDKTQGILHHWGAQERELLYVAALLHNCGVYISHAAHHKHSYYLIRHGELLGYTENEIEIIANLARYHRKSVPKKKHENYMNLMSKNDRKLVDRLSPLLRLSVALDRRQIGAVRSIDCHYSDANKQLYLTLTPAIPGDECELEQWSVDDKKQAFELEYGIKLRVGLA; the protein is encoded by the coding sequence ATGATGAATTCCCTTGCTCCGGATACCCTCCATGCACCCACCCAGATAAAGACGCCCGAGATCTTAGCAGCGATCGATGTGGGTACGAATTCCGTGCATATGGTTGTGGTTCGTATCGATCCTAAGCTTCCGACTTTTACCATCGTGACGCGGGAAAAAGCAACAGTACGTCTGGGCGATCGCGATCCGAACAATGGTCATCTGAAACCCGAAATTATGGAACGGGCGATCGCTGCATTCCGCCGTTTCTTACAAATTGCTCGCAGCCTGAATGCCCAGCAAATAGTCGCCGTTGCTACCAGTGCCGTTCGGGAAGCTCCCAATGGTCGAGACTTTATCCAACAGATTAAATCGGAAATTGGGCTAGAGGTTAATCTCATCTCTGGAGCAGAAGAGGCAAGAAGAATTTACCTGGGAGTCCTTTCTGCAATGGACTTTCAGACAAAACCTCATGGGATTATCGATATTGGTGGTGGCTCTACTGAATTAATTTTAGGCGACGGTCGAGAAGCTCGTTCCCTCAGTAGTACTAAGGTGGGAGCCGTCCGGTTAACGGCTGAATTTGTTACAACCGATCCGATTAGCGATGATGAATTTGACTACCTGAAAGCTTACATTCGCGGACGACTAGAACGAGCTGTAGAAGAATTACAAAGTTGTCTGCAACCGGGAGAAAAACTTCGCTTAGTCGGCACGTCTGGAACCATTGAAACCCTCGCTTACATCGACGCCTGGGAACGGTTGGGAACCGAACCGACTCCACTAACCGGATATGAATTAAAGCTGGAGAATTTGCAGGAAATTATTAAAAAGTTATGTAAATTATCAGAAAGCGATCGCGCCAGTATTCCAGGAATGTCGGAAAAGCGATCGGAAATTATTATTGCTGGCGCTCTGATTTTGCAGGAAGCCATGCTCTTATTAAATATTAATTCCCTCGTCATTTGCGGGCGCGCCCTGCGAGAAGGAATTATTGTCGATTGGATGCTCGCTCGTGGATTAATTGTTGACAAACTACAGTACCAAAGTCAAGTTCGCGATCGTAGCATAATCAAAGTTGCTCGTAAATATCAGGTAGACTTAGAGTACAGCCAGCGCACGGCAAATTTTGCCGTATGTTTGTTTGACAAAACCCAAGGAATTCTCCATCATTGGGGCGCGCAAGAGCGCGAATTACTCTATGTTGCCGCTCTTTTACATAACTGCGGTGTTTATATTTCTCATGCCGCTCATCACAAACATTCCTATTATTTAATTCGTCATGGCGAATTGCTCGGCTATACCGAAAATGAAATCGAAATTATTGCTAACTTAGCTCGCTACCACCGCAAGAGCGTACCGAAGAAAAAGCATGAAAACTACATGAATTTAATGAGTAAAAATGACCGAAAGCTAGTCGATCGACTCAGCCCGTTACTGCGTCTTTCCGTCGCATTAGACCGCCGACAGATCGGTGCCGTTCGATCGATTGATTGTCATTACAGCGATGCGAACAAACAGTTGTATTTAACCTTAACGCCAGCCATTCCGGGAGATGAGTGCGAATTGGAACAGTGGAGTGTTGATGACAAGAAACAAGCCTTTGAATTGGAATATGGAATTAAACTTCGTGTAGGTTTGGCATAA
- a CDS encoding EAL domain-containing protein, with translation MKIAKPIAVMKIVYISALIGVTAIAGWITVLPASQVGEHSPQSDRALFSRAEYLDAKLYKINQSTTPQTIARAIALSLGLTSVLILARRLVGLAAKKRKGYSQDTQIHLLYQLTQVTSQAQDFDEALAGTMKRMCEEIGWDIAEAWIPSLENTELCCSSVWYSKIQEHHEQWSNIQQFREISEQIKFSPQVGLPGRIWCSKKPEWIDEISQESGELFIRGQIAGKLGIKSGFGVPIIADTEVLAILVFFMQYPQPEDQELIALISSVAIQLGSLFKLKQAEAKYRSIFENSIEGIFQTTPNGKMIGANPALAKIYGYSSAQELLENLADVGSRLYVNPESREKFQQILEHNDVCSNFEAEIYRKDGSKIWISERARAIRDKQGKLLYYEGSVVNITEQKERDNQLHYYATHDSLTGLMNRAYFLKKLAKVNNERSPNIMFAVMFIDLDGFKTINDSMGHWVGDLLLIAIAWTLQQCISDRDILARLGGDEFTILLKNIEDVNCVLEIADRIHERLRKPFQLGGNDVFIRASIGIAYNLEEHHEVDDILRNADIAMYRAKKKGKNCTVVFDRIMREEAMERMQIETDLRLLLSSKGGRDRQESSCGQLYVYYQPIIVLATGKVAGLEALIRWVHPQRGLVSPALFIPIAEESGLVGEIGEWVLLESCRQLKRWQDKFPYLSRLKMSVNLSSRQLAPQLCDRVDSILAETGISGQSLKLEITETAIMEDPESAISIFQELKKRQIELSIDDFGTGYCSLGYLHRFPVDALKIDRSFVQKISEWGENDEIIYTIVALANSLGLETIAEGIEEIDQIQQLKALHCDFGQGFLFSKALDSLRATELLTENEGFVVMPNLHEV, from the coding sequence ATGAAAATTGCTAAGCCAATTGCTGTAATGAAGATAGTTTATATCTCAGCATTAATCGGGGTAACTGCGATCGCTGGATGGATAACGGTTTTACCTGCATCCCAAGTAGGCGAGCACAGCCCGCAAAGCGATCGAGCACTGTTCAGCAGAGCTGAGTACTTAGATGCGAAATTGTATAAAATAAATCAATCTACGACTCCGCAAACTATAGCACGAGCGATCGCTCTTAGCCTGGGACTAACCAGTGTTTTAATTTTGGCGCGTAGATTAGTCGGTTTGGCAGCAAAAAAAAGGAAAGGGTATAGTCAAGATACCCAAATTCACCTCCTCTATCAATTAACACAGGTAACCAGTCAAGCCCAGGATTTTGATGAGGCATTAGCGGGTACGATGAAGCGGATGTGTGAAGAAATCGGGTGGGATATTGCCGAAGCCTGGATTCCTTCCCTCGAAAACACCGAGTTATGTTGTAGTTCGGTTTGGTATAGCAAAATTCAAGAACATCACGAACAGTGGTCTAATATTCAACAATTTCGCGAAATTAGCGAGCAAATAAAATTTTCTCCTCAGGTCGGATTGCCCGGACGTATTTGGTGTAGTAAGAAGCCGGAGTGGATTGATGAAATCTCTCAAGAATCGGGGGAATTGTTTATTCGTGGACAGATAGCGGGTAAATTGGGAATTAAGTCTGGATTTGGAGTACCTATTATTGCGGATACGGAGGTCTTAGCGATCCTCGTGTTTTTCATGCAATATCCGCAACCGGAAGACCAAGAGTTAATTGCGTTAATTTCTTCCGTAGCCATACAGTTAGGTTCTCTGTTCAAATTAAAACAAGCTGAGGCAAAATATCGTAGTATTTTTGAAAACTCAATTGAAGGAATTTTTCAGACAACTCCTAATGGTAAAATGATAGGTGCTAATCCAGCATTGGCGAAAATTTATGGCTATTCTTCTGCACAAGAGTTGCTGGAGAATTTAGCAGATGTTGGATCTCGGCTCTATGTGAATCCAGAAAGTAGGGAAAAATTTCAGCAGATTTTAGAACATAATGATGTTTGCTCGAATTTTGAAGCGGAAATTTATCGCAAAGATGGGAGTAAAATTTGGATTTCCGAACGCGCTCGAGCGATTCGCGATAAGCAAGGCAAGTTACTTTATTATGAAGGCTCGGTTGTTAATATTACCGAACAAAAGGAACGAGATAATCAACTGCACTACTATGCGACTCATGATTCTCTGACTGGACTAATGAACCGCGCTTATTTCCTCAAGAAATTAGCTAAGGTGAATAACGAGCGATCGCCAAATATCATGTTTGCGGTGATGTTTATCGATCTTGATGGATTTAAGACGATTAACGATAGTATGGGCCATTGGGTTGGAGATTTGCTCCTAATTGCGATCGCTTGGACTCTGCAGCAATGTATTTCCGATCGGGATATTTTGGCTCGTTTGGGAGGAGATGAGTTTACTATTTTGTTGAAGAATATTGAGGATGTTAACTGTGTATTAGAAATTGCCGATCGCATTCACGAACGTTTAAGAAAACCATTCCAGTTAGGTGGGAATGATGTTTTCATCCGAGCGAGTATTGGAATTGCCTATAACCTGGAAGAACATCACGAAGTCGATGATATTTTGCGTAATGCTGATATCGCCATGTATCGAGCTAAGAAAAAAGGAAAAAATTGCACGGTAGTTTTCGATCGCATCATGCGCGAAGAGGCAATGGAAAGAATGCAAATTGAGACAGATTTGCGGTTATTGCTATCCTCGAAAGGAGGTCGAGACAGACAAGAGAGTAGCTGCGGCCAATTGTATGTCTATTACCAACCAATTATTGTGCTGGCGACGGGAAAAGTGGCTGGATTAGAGGCATTAATTCGCTGGGTTCATCCCCAACGAGGATTGGTGTCTCCCGCTCTTTTTATTCCAATTGCGGAAGAGTCAGGATTGGTCGGCGAGATTGGGGAGTGGGTGTTGTTAGAAAGTTGTCGGCAACTGAAACGATGGCAAGATAAATTTCCTTACTTATCTCGTTTAAAAATGAGCGTTAATTTATCGAGTCGGCAATTGGCGCCGCAATTGTGCGATCGCGTTGACAGTATTTTAGCTGAAACGGGAATATCCGGGCAATCTCTTAAATTAGAGATTACCGAAACAGCAATTATGGAAGATCCAGAAAGCGCGATCTCAATTTTCCAGGAACTGAAAAAACGCCAGATCGAACTCTCGATTGATGATTTTGGGACGGGATACTGTTCTCTTGGATATCTGCATCGATTTCCGGTGGATGCTTTAAAAATCGATCGCTCTTTTGTCCAAAAAATATCAGAATGGGGCGAAAATGATGAAATTATCTATACTATCGTTGCTCTGGCCAATAGTTTGGGTTTAGAAACTATTGCTGAGGGCATTGAAGAGATCGATCAGATCCAGCAACTGAAAGCGTTGCATTGCGATTTTGGACAAGGGTTTCTCTTCTCGAAAGCATTAGACAGTTTGAGAGCGACCGAGCTATTAACCGAGAATGAAGGATTTGTTGTTATGCCAAACCTACACGAAGTTTAA